Proteins encoded within one genomic window of Jiangella mangrovi:
- a CDS encoding TetR family transcriptional regulator has translation MGGMATAERKAQSARVDATRNRERIIAAAREAFVEHGPTVPLDAIAHRAGVGNATLYRHFADRQELIHVVASYSMARITEQAEAALDEEPDAFEALRRFVHRAADERVGALCSLLFEGFDKNDPHVVDARLRLEAAVTRLMDNARESGELRPDVGLGDLMVAITQLTRPVAGTACAQVERFMHRHLQLFLDGLRAPARSELSGTAVTFEDFETT, from the coding sequence ATGGGCGGCATGGCGACAGCCGAGCGCAAGGCACAGTCGGCTCGCGTCGACGCCACCCGCAACCGTGAGCGCATCATCGCCGCGGCGCGCGAGGCGTTCGTCGAGCACGGTCCCACCGTGCCCCTCGACGCCATCGCCCACCGCGCCGGCGTGGGCAACGCCACGCTGTACCGGCACTTCGCCGACCGGCAGGAACTCATCCACGTCGTCGCGTCCTACTCCATGGCACGCATCACCGAGCAGGCCGAGGCCGCCCTCGACGAGGAGCCCGACGCCTTCGAGGCGCTGCGACGTTTCGTCCACCGCGCCGCCGACGAGCGGGTCGGCGCGCTCTGTTCGCTGCTGTTCGAAGGGTTCGACAAGAACGACCCGCACGTGGTCGACGCCCGGCTCCGGCTCGAGGCGGCGGTCACCCGGCTGATGGACAACGCGCGCGAGTCGGGAGAGCTCCGGCCCGACGTCGGCCTCGGTGATCTCATGGTCGCGATCACCCAGCTGACCCGCCCCGTCGCCGGCACCGCGTGCGCCCAGGTCGAGCGCTTCATGCACCGGCACCTCCAGCTCTTCCTCGACGGCCTGCGCGCCCCTGCCCGCTCGGAGCTGAGCGGCACGGCGGTGACGTTCGAGGACTTCGAGACGACGTAA
- a CDS encoding MFS transporter, with protein sequence MPETHQPDPRRWRALAFIAIAQLMVVLDATIVNIALPSAQADLGISDANRQWVITAYALAFGSLLLLGGRVADMWGRKNTFLTGLIGFAGASALGGAAANEAMMFASRALQGAFGALLAPAALSLLAVMFTDGKERARAFGIFGAIAGGGAALGLILGGILTEYLDWRWVFFVNIPIAAFAFVGAVTSVHEPDGTRNRSPLDLPGTVLGTLGLVALVYGFTRAETEGWSDTGTISMFVLTVVLLATFVLVERKAKAPLLPLRVILERNRGGVYLALGLAVIAMFGLFLFLTYYLQVVKGYSPIRSGVAFLPMVAGMVIGSTQLGARLMTRVPARYLMTPGLLVAAVGMLLLTQMTVDSSYVTLLLPAMILLGLGLGTTFMPAMSLATYGVEPRDSGIASAMINTSQQVGGAIGTALLNTIAATATTSYITAHAGGTTPPEVVQLQGMVDGYTTAIWWAVGILVVSAAIAFFSVNATPESEEAAFDELDGEGEAAPVMIH encoded by the coding sequence ATGCCTGAAACACACCAGCCTGATCCCAGGCGCTGGCGGGCTCTGGCGTTCATCGCCATCGCCCAGCTGATGGTGGTGCTCGACGCCACCATCGTGAACATCGCGCTCCCGTCGGCACAGGCCGACCTCGGCATCTCCGACGCCAACCGGCAGTGGGTCATCACGGCCTACGCGCTGGCCTTCGGCAGCCTGCTGCTGCTCGGCGGCCGGGTCGCCGACATGTGGGGCCGCAAGAACACCTTCCTCACCGGCCTGATCGGCTTCGCCGGCGCGTCCGCCCTGGGTGGCGCCGCCGCGAACGAGGCCATGATGTTCGCCTCCCGCGCGCTGCAGGGTGCCTTCGGCGCGCTGCTGGCCCCGGCGGCACTGTCGCTGCTCGCCGTCATGTTCACCGACGGCAAGGAGCGGGCTCGCGCGTTCGGCATCTTCGGCGCCATCGCCGGTGGCGGCGCGGCGCTCGGCCTGATCCTCGGCGGCATCCTCACCGAGTACCTCGACTGGCGCTGGGTGTTCTTCGTCAACATCCCGATCGCCGCGTTCGCGTTCGTCGGCGCCGTCACCTCGGTACACGAGCCCGACGGCACCCGCAACCGCTCGCCGCTGGACCTCCCCGGCACCGTGCTCGGCACGCTGGGCCTCGTGGCGCTGGTCTACGGCTTCACCCGCGCCGAGACCGAGGGCTGGAGCGACACCGGCACCATCTCGATGTTCGTCCTGACCGTCGTCCTGCTGGCCACATTCGTGCTGGTGGAGCGGAAGGCCAAGGCGCCGCTGCTGCCGCTGCGCGTCATCCTCGAGCGCAACCGCGGCGGCGTGTACCTCGCGCTCGGCCTCGCGGTCATCGCGATGTTCGGCCTGTTCCTCTTCCTCACCTACTACCTGCAGGTGGTCAAGGGTTACAGCCCGATCCGCTCCGGCGTGGCGTTCCTGCCCATGGTCGCGGGCATGGTCATCGGCTCGACCCAGCTGGGCGCCCGGCTGATGACCCGCGTCCCGGCGCGCTACCTCATGACGCCGGGCCTGCTGGTCGCCGCCGTCGGCATGCTGCTGCTCACGCAGATGACCGTCGACAGCTCGTACGTGACCCTGCTGCTGCCGGCCATGATCCTGCTCGGCCTCGGCCTGGGCACCACGTTCATGCCGGCCATGAGCCTGGCCACCTACGGCGTCGAGCCGCGCGACTCCGGCATCGCCTCGGCCATGATCAACACGTCGCAGCAGGTCGGCGGCGCCATCGGCACGGCGCTGCTGAACACCATCGCGGCCACCGCCACCACGTCCTACATCACCGCGCACGCCGGCGGGACCACCCCGCCCGAGGTGGTGCAGCTGCAGGGCATGGTCGACGGCTACACCACCGCCATCTGGTGGGCCGTGGGCATCCTGGTCGTCTCCGCGGCCATCGCGTTCTTCTCCGTGAACGCGACCCCGGAGAGCGAGGAGGCCGCGTTCGACGAGCTCGACGGCGAGGGTGAGGCCGCTCCGGTCATGATCCACTGA
- a CDS encoding DUF3097 family protein — protein sequence MSPYNDRYGRDVLTNSPHPKRPVSTQEPAEPGLVVEDVQTGFVGAVVEVDKHGVILEDRHGKRRGFPLGPGFWIDGKPVELVRPTAPAAPAGRMVSASGSVAVLDHKARTARESRIYVEGKHDAELVEKVWGHDLRVEGVVVEELGGADDLAAVVAEFEPGPERRLGVMLDHLVAGSKETRLAASVTSGPHADHVLIVGHPYIDVWQAVRPSVLGLKAWPDVPKGEPWKEGVLQRLGWRGETWEAWAHILGKVSTYTDLEPAFLGRVEELIDFVTEPGSV from the coding sequence GTGAGCCCCTACAACGACCGCTACGGCCGCGACGTCCTCACGAACTCGCCGCACCCGAAGCGCCCGGTCAGCACCCAGGAGCCGGCCGAGCCGGGGCTCGTCGTCGAGGACGTGCAGACGGGGTTCGTCGGCGCCGTCGTCGAGGTCGACAAGCACGGCGTCATCCTCGAGGACCGGCACGGCAAGCGCCGCGGCTTCCCGCTGGGCCCCGGCTTCTGGATCGACGGCAAGCCGGTCGAGCTGGTCCGCCCGACGGCGCCGGCCGCGCCCGCCGGCCGCATGGTGTCGGCGTCGGGCTCGGTCGCCGTCCTGGACCACAAGGCCCGCACCGCGCGCGAGAGCCGCATCTACGTCGAGGGCAAGCACGACGCCGAGCTGGTCGAGAAGGTCTGGGGCCACGACCTGCGGGTCGAGGGTGTCGTCGTCGAGGAGCTCGGCGGCGCCGACGACCTCGCCGCCGTGGTCGCGGAGTTCGAGCCCGGCCCCGAGCGGCGCCTCGGCGTCATGCTCGACCACCTGGTCGCCGGCAGCAAGGAGACCCGGCTGGCCGCCTCCGTCACCTCCGGCCCCCACGCCGACCACGTGCTGATCGTCGGCCACCCCTACATCGACGTCTGGCAGGCGGTCCGCCCCTCGGTGCTCGGCCTGAAGGCCTGGCCCGACGTCCCCAAGGGCGAGCCCTGGAAGGAGGGCGTGCTGCAGCGCCTGGGCTGGCGCGGCGAGACCTGGGAAGCCTGGGCGCACATCCTGGGCAAGGTGAGCACCTACACCGACCTCGAGCCCGCCTTCCTCGGCCGCGTCGAGGAGCTCATCGACTTCGTGACGGAGCCCGGCTCGGTTTAG
- the hemW gene encoding radical SAM family heme chaperone HemW has translation MPSTLPDGSPAPTDGSLPASSLDGVGTRPFGVYLHVPFCTTRCGYCDFNTYTASELGEAPGASRSSWADGAIAELRLARQVLGDADVPVSTVFVGGGTPTLLPPSDLGLVLRFLGDEFGLAPGAEVTTEANPESVDARSLGELRSAGFTRVSVGMQSARPHVLAVLDRVHTPGRPAQVVAEARAAGFEHVSVDLIYGTPGESADDWRASVSAAVDAGPDHVSAYALIVEPGTRLAARMSRGELPLPDDDDQADKYLLVDSLLSSAGFSWYELSNWSTSAAGRCRHNELYWTGADWWGAGPGAHSHVGGTRWWNVKHPAAWAARLAAGESPAHAREILDDETRRVERVLLEVRLAAGLDLSLLDDGGSVAAVQMVADGLASATAFEAGRLVLTRRGRLLADAVVRDLLP, from the coding sequence GTGCCTTCCACCCTGCCCGACGGCTCGCCCGCGCCTACTGACGGCTCGCTGCCGGCGTCGTCGCTGGACGGCGTCGGGACGCGGCCGTTCGGCGTGTACCTGCACGTGCCGTTCTGCACCACGCGGTGCGGCTACTGCGACTTCAACACCTACACCGCGTCGGAGCTGGGCGAGGCGCCTGGCGCGTCGCGCTCGTCCTGGGCCGACGGCGCCATCGCGGAGCTGCGCCTGGCCCGGCAGGTGCTCGGCGACGCCGACGTCCCGGTCTCGACGGTGTTCGTCGGCGGCGGGACGCCCACGCTGCTGCCGCCGTCCGACCTCGGGCTGGTGCTGCGCTTCCTGGGCGACGAGTTCGGGCTGGCGCCGGGTGCCGAGGTGACGACGGAGGCCAACCCGGAGTCCGTCGACGCCCGGTCGCTCGGTGAGCTGCGCTCGGCCGGCTTCACGCGCGTCTCCGTCGGCATGCAGAGTGCCCGGCCGCACGTGCTCGCCGTCCTCGACCGCGTGCACACGCCCGGCCGGCCGGCGCAGGTGGTGGCAGAGGCGCGCGCGGCCGGGTTCGAGCACGTCAGCGTCGACCTCATCTACGGCACACCGGGGGAGTCGGCCGACGACTGGCGGGCCAGCGTCTCGGCCGCCGTCGACGCCGGGCCCGACCACGTCAGCGCCTACGCGCTCATCGTCGAGCCCGGCACCCGGCTGGCGGCCCGCATGTCGCGCGGCGAGCTGCCGCTCCCGGACGACGACGACCAGGCCGACAAGTACCTGCTCGTCGACTCGCTGCTGTCGTCGGCCGGGTTCTCCTGGTACGAGCTGTCCAACTGGTCCACGTCGGCGGCCGGGCGGTGCCGGCACAACGAGCTGTACTGGACCGGCGCCGACTGGTGGGGCGCCGGCCCGGGCGCGCACAGCCACGTCGGCGGCACCCGCTGGTGGAACGTCAAGCACCCGGCGGCGTGGGCGGCGCGGCTGGCGGCGGGTGAGAGTCCCGCGCACGCACGCGAGATCCTCGACGACGAGACGCGGCGGGTCGAGCGGGTGCTCCTCGAGGTCCGGCTGGCGGCCGGCCTCGACCTCTCCCTGCTCGACGACGGCGGCAGCGTAGCGGCCGTGCAGATGGTCGCCGACGGCCTGGCCTCGGCGACGGCGTTCGAGGCCGGCCGGCTGGTCCTCACCCGGCGCGGCCGGCTGCTCGCCGACGCCGTCGTCCGCGACCTCCTCCCCTGA
- a CDS encoding AMP-dependent synthetase/ligase: MGLGTTDKADLVAVRPASIGRMFLDRVEATPSREAYRYPEGAGWSSLTWDETKDRVWVLAAGLLDLGIEHEQRVAIASSTRIEWILADLAINVVGAATTTVYPTTTPEDVAYILGDSDTRVVFAENAEQVAKVVEHREKLPQLSRIVVFDGHGVDRHDGFVLSLTELEQLGRAALEARPDAVDDALAAVGPETLATLIYTSGTTGRPKGVRLVNDNWVYEGVAVDAFKILSVDDVQYLWLPLSHSFGKALEAIQLRIGFATAVDGNLDNIVEGLGAVKPTFMAGAPRIFEKVRARVITGVENEGGAKAKIFAWAFGVGAKVSALRQQGKEPTGLLKFQYDLADRLVFHKIKARLGGNIRFFVSGAAALSRDVAEWFHAAGMLILEGYGLTETSAASFVNMPYDCRFGTVGPPAPGTQVKIADDGEILLKGPGVMRGYHKLPDVTAEVLDADGWFSTGDIGEVADGYLRVTDRKKDLIKTSGGKYVAPQEIEIIFKAVSPHASQIVVHGDTRNYCVALITLDPDALTDWAQHHELGGRSYEELTQAPEVRALVQGQIDQLNGRLERWETIKKFEILSHDLTIESGDLTPSLKVKRKAVEKKYMDILDGMYA, encoded by the coding sequence ATGGGTCTGGGCACCACTGACAAGGCTGACCTCGTCGCGGTGCGACCGGCGTCGATCGGCAGGATGTTCCTCGACCGCGTCGAGGCCACGCCGAGCCGTGAGGCCTACCGCTACCCCGAGGGCGCCGGCTGGTCGTCGCTCACGTGGGACGAGACCAAGGACCGCGTCTGGGTGCTCGCCGCGGGGCTGCTCGACCTCGGCATCGAGCACGAGCAGCGGGTGGCCATCGCGTCGTCGACCCGCATCGAGTGGATCCTCGCCGACCTCGCCATCAACGTCGTCGGCGCGGCCACCACCACCGTCTACCCGACCACCACGCCCGAGGACGTCGCGTACATCCTCGGCGACTCCGACACCCGCGTCGTCTTCGCCGAGAACGCCGAGCAGGTCGCGAAGGTCGTCGAGCACCGAGAGAAGCTCCCGCAGCTGAGCCGCATCGTCGTCTTCGACGGCCACGGCGTCGACCGTCATGACGGCTTCGTGCTGAGTCTGACCGAGCTCGAGCAGCTCGGCCGGGCCGCGCTCGAGGCGCGCCCCGACGCCGTCGACGACGCCCTCGCCGCCGTCGGCCCCGAGACGCTGGCCACCCTCATCTACACCTCCGGCACCACCGGGCGGCCCAAGGGCGTCCGGCTGGTCAACGACAACTGGGTGTACGAGGGCGTGGCCGTCGACGCGTTCAAGATCCTCTCCGTCGACGACGTCCAGTACCTCTGGCTGCCGCTGTCGCACTCGTTCGGCAAGGCGCTCGAGGCCATCCAGCTGCGCATCGGTTTCGCCACCGCCGTCGACGGCAACCTCGACAACATCGTCGAGGGCCTGGGCGCGGTGAAGCCCACGTTCATGGCCGGCGCGCCGCGCATCTTCGAGAAGGTGCGCGCCCGGGTCATCACCGGCGTCGAGAACGAGGGCGGCGCCAAGGCGAAGATCTTCGCGTGGGCGTTCGGTGTCGGCGCCAAGGTGTCGGCGCTGCGCCAGCAGGGCAAGGAGCCCACCGGCCTGCTGAAGTTCCAGTACGACCTCGCCGACCGGCTGGTGTTCCACAAGATCAAGGCGCGCCTCGGCGGCAACATCCGGTTCTTCGTCAGCGGCGCCGCGGCGCTGTCCCGCGACGTCGCCGAGTGGTTCCACGCCGCCGGCATGCTCATCCTCGAGGGCTACGGCCTCACCGAGACCAGCGCCGCGTCGTTCGTCAACATGCCCTACGACTGCCGCTTCGGCACCGTCGGCCCGCCGGCGCCCGGCACCCAGGTGAAGATCGCCGACGACGGCGAGATCCTGCTCAAGGGCCCGGGCGTCATGCGCGGTTACCACAAACTGCCCGACGTCACCGCCGAGGTGCTCGACGCCGACGGCTGGTTCAGCACCGGCGACATCGGCGAGGTCGCCGACGGCTACCTGCGCGTCACCGACCGCAAGAAGGACCTCATCAAGACCTCCGGCGGCAAGTATGTCGCGCCGCAGGAGATCGAGATCATCTTCAAGGCGGTCAGCCCGCACGCCAGCCAGATCGTCGTGCACGGCGACACCCGCAACTACTGCGTCGCGCTCATCACGCTCGACCCCGACGCCCTCACCGACTGGGCGCAGCACCACGAGCTGGGCGGCCGGTCGTACGAAGAGCTCACCCAGGCGCCCGAGGTCCGTGCGCTGGTCCAAGGCCAGATCGACCAGCTCAATGGGCGGCTCGAGCGCTGGGAGACCATCAAGAAGTTCGAGATCCTGTCGCATGACCTCACCATCGAGAGCGGCGACCTCACGCCCAGCCTCAAGGTGAAGCGCAAGGCGGTCGAGAAGAAGTACATGGACATCCTCGACGGCATGTACGCCTGA
- a CDS encoding glycosyltransferase codes for MRILQAANFVAPHSGGIRTMMRHLADGYAAAGHEVVAVVPGERNATRATSYGRIIEIAAPTIPSTGGYRMITKWRIVEDLLAVVAPDRVEVSDRLTLARIGQWAARRKVPSAVFSHERLDALLQFHLGRAVPTRQIADHWNRKLAASFDTVVCTTQWAAEEFVRLGVDNLAHVPLGIDLETFHPRRRDLRLRAELARGADVLIVTAVRLSPEKRPDLLVPMVEELVRRGTSVRMVVCGDGSVRDMVAEQAEGNPVTMAGFVTDRAQLASVLASADVVVAPGPYETFGLAALEAMACGTPVVASDRGALPELVVGESGRTAPSDPVAMAEAVLEVAAAGPEARLAARRRAQDFSWSDTVEGMLAVHGLQTAQRAARQGHGKDEARRRLSLEATRS; via the coding sequence GTGCGCATCCTTCAGGCCGCCAATTTCGTCGCGCCGCACTCCGGTGGGATCCGGACGATGATGCGGCACCTCGCCGACGGTTACGCCGCTGCCGGACACGAGGTCGTGGCGGTGGTGCCGGGGGAGCGCAACGCCACCCGGGCCACGTCGTACGGCCGCATCATCGAGATCGCCGCGCCGACCATCCCGTCCACCGGCGGCTACCGGATGATCACCAAATGGCGCATCGTCGAGGACCTCCTCGCCGTCGTCGCGCCGGACCGCGTCGAGGTGTCCGACCGCCTCACGCTGGCCCGCATCGGGCAGTGGGCCGCGCGCCGCAAGGTGCCGTCCGCCGTCTTCTCCCACGAGCGCCTCGACGCGCTGCTGCAGTTCCACCTCGGCCGCGCGGTGCCGACCCGGCAGATCGCCGACCACTGGAACCGCAAGCTGGCCGCGTCGTTCGACACCGTCGTCTGCACCACCCAGTGGGCGGCCGAGGAGTTCGTCCGGCTGGGCGTCGACAACCTCGCGCACGTGCCGCTGGGCATCGACCTCGAGACCTTCCATCCACGACGGCGTGACCTGCGGCTGCGTGCCGAGCTGGCCCGTGGGGCCGACGTCCTGATCGTCACCGCCGTGCGGCTGTCGCCGGAGAAGCGCCCCGACCTCCTGGTCCCCATGGTCGAGGAGCTCGTGCGGCGCGGCACCAGCGTGCGCATGGTCGTGTGCGGCGACGGCTCGGTCCGCGACATGGTCGCCGAGCAGGCCGAGGGCAACCCCGTCACCATGGCCGGTTTCGTCACCGACCGCGCGCAGCTCGCCTCGGTGCTGGCCAGTGCCGACGTCGTCGTCGCGCCGGGGCCGTACGAGACGTTCGGGCTGGCCGCGCTCGAGGCCATGGCCTGCGGCACGCCGGTCGTCGCCAGCGACCGCGGCGCGCTGCCGGAACTCGTCGTCGGCGAGTCCGGGAGGACGGCGCCGTCGGACCCCGTGGCCATGGCCGAGGCCGTGCTCGAGGTGGCCGCGGCGGGCCCCGAGGCGAGGCTGGCCGCGCGCCGCCGAGCCCAGGATTTCTCCTGGTCGGATACCGTTGAGGGAATGCTTGCGGTGCACGGTCTGCAGACCGCACAACGGGCTGCCCGCCAAGGGCACGGAAAAGATGAGGCACGGCGGAGACTGTCGCTGGAAGCTACCAGGTCGTAA
- a CDS encoding NUDIX hydrolase family protein codes for MNQTAVDSHENWLTPDELASARRRLPILYVNAVPVRVDDTGVATSVGLLLRSTPEGEIRRELVAGRVLFHERIRDALVRHIEKDLGPHALPRIPVSPSPFTVAEYLPTPGVTPYHDPRQHAVALAFVIPVAGDCAPRQDALDLIWLSPSEAADDGLQKEMLGGHGIVLRQALAHLGFPPGPPVG; via the coding sequence ATGAACCAGACGGCGGTCGACTCCCACGAGAACTGGCTCACCCCGGACGAGCTCGCGTCCGCGCGCCGGCGCCTCCCGATCCTCTACGTCAACGCGGTCCCCGTACGGGTCGACGACACCGGCGTCGCGACGTCCGTCGGCCTGCTGCTGCGCTCGACCCCCGAGGGCGAGATCCGGCGCGAGCTGGTGGCCGGCCGGGTGCTGTTCCACGAGCGCATCCGCGACGCTCTCGTGCGGCACATCGAGAAGGACCTCGGACCGCACGCCCTGCCGCGGATCCCCGTGTCGCCGTCGCCGTTCACCGTCGCCGAGTACCTGCCCACACCGGGCGTCACCCCGTACCACGACCCGCGCCAGCACGCCGTGGCGCTGGCGTTCGTCATCCCCGTGGCCGGCGACTGCGCGCCGCGTCAGGACGCGCTGGACCTCATCTGGCTGTCGCCGTCCGAGGCCGCCGACGACGGCCTGCAGAAGGAGATGCTCGGCGGCCACGGCATCGTGCTGCGGCAGGCGCTGGCCCACCTCGGCTTCCCGCCAGGACCGCCGGTCGGCTAG
- the lepA gene encoding translation elongation factor 4, producing the protein MPVSENAPLPSATPPELIRNFCIIAHIDHGKSTLADRMLQLTGVVDDRSMRAQYLDRMDIERERGITIKSQAVRLPFASQAPENNGTTYALNLIDTPGHVDFSYEVSRSLAACEGAVLLVDAAQGIEAQTLANLYMALENDLTIIPVLNKIDLPAAQPEKYAAELAHLIGGDPDDVLRVSGKTGEGVLELLERVVADVPAPVGDPDAPARAMIFDSVYDSYRGVVTYVRVIDGKLTPRERILMLSTKATHELLEIGVISPEMRPGAGLGVGEVGYLITGVKDVRQSKVGDTVTDAAKPATQALGGYRDPKPMVFSGLYPLDGSDYPDLREALDKLKLNDAALVYEPETSVALGFGFRCGFLGLLHLEIVRERLEREFGLDLISTAPNVVYQVTMEDGAEHIVTNPSEFPSGKIASVREPVVRATLLAPSEFVGTIMELCQARRGTLLGMDYLSEDRVELRYTLPLAEIVFDFFDALKSRTRGYASLDYEPTGDQEADLVKVDILLHGDPVDAFSAIVHKDKAYAYGVAMAGKLKDLIPRQQFEVPIQAAIGARVIARENIRAIRKDVLAKCYGGDITRKRKLLEKQKEGKKRMKMVGRVEVPQEAFIAALSSDSGGSSS; encoded by the coding sequence GTGCCAGTCAGTGAGAACGCGCCGCTGCCGTCGGCGACGCCGCCGGAGCTGATCCGGAACTTCTGCATCATCGCCCACATCGACCACGGCAAGTCGACGCTGGCGGACCGGATGCTGCAGCTCACCGGCGTCGTGGACGATCGGTCCATGCGCGCGCAGTACCTCGACCGCATGGACATCGAGCGCGAGCGCGGCATCACCATCAAGAGCCAGGCGGTACGGCTCCCGTTCGCCTCGCAGGCGCCGGAGAACAACGGCACCACCTATGCGCTCAACCTCATCGACACCCCCGGGCACGTCGACTTCTCCTACGAGGTCAGCCGCAGCCTGGCGGCATGCGAGGGCGCGGTCCTGCTGGTCGACGCCGCGCAGGGCATCGAGGCGCAGACGCTGGCCAACCTGTACATGGCGCTCGAGAACGACCTCACGATCATCCCGGTGCTGAACAAGATCGACCTGCCGGCGGCGCAGCCGGAGAAGTACGCCGCGGAGCTCGCCCACCTCATCGGCGGCGACCCCGACGACGTCCTGCGCGTGAGCGGCAAGACCGGCGAGGGCGTGCTCGAGCTGCTCGAGCGCGTGGTCGCCGACGTGCCGGCGCCGGTGGGCGACCCCGACGCCCCGGCCCGGGCCATGATCTTCGACAGCGTCTACGACTCCTACCGCGGTGTCGTCACCTACGTCCGCGTCATCGACGGCAAGCTGACGCCGCGCGAGCGCATCCTCATGCTGTCGACCAAGGCCACCCACGAGCTGCTCGAGATCGGTGTCATCTCGCCCGAGATGCGCCCCGGCGCCGGGCTCGGCGTCGGCGAGGTCGGCTACCTCATCACCGGCGTCAAGGACGTCCGCCAGTCGAAGGTCGGCGACACCGTCACCGACGCCGCGAAGCCGGCCACCCAGGCGCTGGGCGGCTACCGCGACCCGAAGCCCATGGTGTTCTCGGGTCTCTACCCGCTCGACGGCTCCGACTACCCGGACCTGCGCGAGGCGCTGGACAAGCTCAAGCTCAACGACGCCGCGCTGGTCTACGAGCCCGAGACCTCGGTGGCGCTCGGCTTCGGATTCCGCTGCGGCTTCCTGGGCCTGCTGCACCTCGAGATCGTCCGCGAGCGGCTCGAGCGCGAGTTCGGCCTCGACCTCATCTCGACCGCGCCCAACGTCGTCTACCAGGTCACCATGGAGGACGGCGCCGAGCACATCGTCACCAACCCCAGCGAGTTCCCGTCGGGCAAGATCGCGTCGGTACGCGAGCCGGTCGTCCGGGCCACGCTGCTGGCGCCCAGCGAGTTCGTCGGCACCATCATGGAGCTGTGCCAGGCCCGCCGCGGCACGCTGCTCGGCATGGACTACCTGTCCGAGGACCGCGTCGAGCTGCGCTACACCCTGCCGCTGGCCGAGATCGTCTTCGACTTCTTCGACGCGCTGAAGTCGCGCACCCGCGGCTACGCCAGCCTCGACTACGAGCCCACCGGCGACCAGGAGGCCGACCTCGTCAAGGTCGACATCCTGCTACACGGCGACCCCGTCGACGCCTTCAGCGCCATCGTCCACAAGGACAAGGCCTACGCGTACGGCGTCGCCATGGCGGGCAAGCTCAAGGACCTCATCCCACGCCAGCAGTTCGAGGTGCCCATCCAGGCCGCCATCGGCGCCCGCGTCATCGCCCGAGAGAACATCCGCGCCATCCGCAAGGACGTCCTCGCCAAGTGCTACGGCGGCGACATCACGCGGAAGCGGAAGCTGCTCGAGAAGCAGAAAGAGGGCAAGAAGCGCATGAAGATGGTCGGCCGGGTCGAGGTGCCGCAAGAGGCGTTCATCGCGGCACTCTCGTCCGACAGCGGCGGCTCCTCGAGCTAG
- a CDS encoding SPFH domain-containing protein — MTETPVDVPGSAPGSAPGAAPGPAPVGRAGHRIDVDEHRAWAMSGFFALFLALAAVVYAVWQIVQLAPSLRDAFENEDWAGVSGGRAGLVVLALLVAALLASPLVVIQPGQTRVILFFGRYIGTVRRTGLVWVVPFTTRRPVSVRVNNFETAELKVNDADGNPVNIAAIVVWQVADTARASFAVEDYRDFVQVQSESALRHVATTHPYDDPNDQGTSLRGSTDVVSGELAHEVAARVAVAGVEILEVRISNLAYAQEIAQAMLQRQQASAIVAARERIVEGAVSMVELALSRLERENVVTLDEERKAAMVSNLLVVLCGDQRATPVVNAGSLYT, encoded by the coding sequence ATGACCGAGACCCCTGTGGACGTTCCCGGCTCGGCGCCCGGTTCCGCGCCCGGGGCCGCTCCCGGTCCGGCGCCGGTGGGCCGGGCGGGGCACCGCATCGACGTCGACGAGCACCGCGCGTGGGCCATGAGCGGCTTCTTCGCGCTGTTCCTGGCGCTCGCAGCCGTCGTCTACGCCGTCTGGCAGATCGTCCAGCTGGCGCCGTCGCTGCGCGACGCGTTCGAGAACGAGGACTGGGCCGGGGTGTCCGGCGGCCGGGCCGGACTGGTGGTGCTCGCGCTGCTGGTGGCGGCGCTGCTGGCGTCGCCGCTGGTGGTCATCCAGCCCGGCCAGACGCGCGTCATCCTGTTCTTCGGGCGCTACATCGGCACCGTCCGGCGCACCGGGCTGGTCTGGGTCGTCCCGTTCACCACCCGGCGGCCGGTGTCGGTGCGGGTGAACAACTTCGAGACCGCCGAGCTCAAGGTCAACGACGCCGACGGCAACCCCGTCAACATCGCCGCCATCGTCGTCTGGCAGGTCGCCGACACCGCGCGCGCCTCGTTCGCCGTCGAGGACTACCGCGACTTCGTCCAGGTGCAGTCCGAGTCGGCGCTGCGCCACGTTGCCACCACCCACCCGTACGACGACCCGAACGACCAGGGCACGTCGCTGCGCGGCTCCACCGACGTCGTGTCCGGCGAGCTCGCCCACGAGGTCGCCGCCCGGGTCGCCGTCGCCGGCGTCGAGATCCTCGAAGTGCGCATCAGCAACCTCGCCTACGCGCAGGAGATCGCCCAGGCCATGCTCCAGCGCCAGCAGGCCAGCGCCATCGTCGCGGCGCGCGAGCGGATCGTCGAGGGCGCCGTCAGCATGGTCGAGCTCGCGCTGTCGCGGCTGGAACGCGAGAACGTCGTCACGCTCGACGAGGAACGCAAGGCGGCCATGGTCTCCAACCTGCTCGTCGTGCTCTGCGGCGACCAGCGGGCCACGCCGGTCGTCAACGCCGGCAGCCTCTACACCTGA